The Drosophila nasuta strain 15112-1781.00 chromosome 2R, ASM2355853v1, whole genome shotgun sequence genome segment tatatgtggAATTgcatttatgaatttatttacaaaaaaaaattaatttatttaagcttAAGGAAACATATTAATCAAATGAtattacaatttgtatatttgtatttgttttttttttttatagatttgtatatttgtttatgttataTACGCGGTTTATTGTCTCCAGTGGGAATCGGAAATAATTTATCCCAAAACTTGTAACGCTGCTCATTGATGTTGCCAGACTTGATTGTCATTTCTTCATCAATCTCTAAATATTTTGGATTTTCAGTATTATATAATGGCCAGTTTAAatcgcataaatatttatcagtTGAATTATTAGGATTGCTGAAATATATcagaaattattataatttttaagtagtttaaatataaaatgaatattattatttacctAGTTGAAGCAAATCCAGTCCACATACGCGTAAGTCGTTCGATAGTCGTATTTTCAGGATCGGTTATATTAAAGAGGGGAGATATGAGCGGCACTTGGAACAGATATAAGAGCTCATCGTGATGCATCGCCCCTACAATATACGTAGTATGTAAAATATGTATTCACTTCAGAAATAAATCTACTCACCAAAAGTTTTATTAGTCTCAGGATCTTTAAGAAAACTGTAGCGTCCTTTGTAGCggaaataatatgtataaatcGGTGTATGAGGAGCCATCAGGCGCATAAATCGATTGTATCCAACACCTATAATTGCATCACTGTATAGTCTTCCAAGGGCTAGTAATGAACCAGGATTCTCAATAGCTTCACCACCGAGATATTCATTGCGAAGAGCAGCACTTATTTCCTTAGAGTGGAGTGTGCCCCGTTCATATAGCAATACTATGGGTGCATAACGCTCCCAGTCGGAATTCAGCATGCCACGTATTGTATCATTTCGCAGATCAACTATAAACTGAATGAGATTATCCATAATCCAGAAGTGGAAGAAAAATACTCACAGAATGCGCCTGACATAAACTCGAACTCGGTTATACCCGAAATGAGAGGCACCTTATAGAAGTTTCCACTATGCGCAGTTTTATGAGGTTCTTCTATAAGAAAGCGTTCCTGTCCATGATCCTGTTCCACAACAATTTGCCAGTTTGAGACGGGATTCCAGCCAAATTCAAACATGCCATTGTAAGAGGTAACAAAGTCCATCATAGGTTTCTCGCGGAGGCAGCTGACCAAATCTTTTAGAGGTGTCTCCGGACATTTCAGTAAACGGGCCTGTCGCTGAGCCACCACTATGTCCGATGTATTATAGGCATATCTTCCGTATGGCGATGCACTCATACAGATTCCCCGATGAAAAAGTCCTCTAGACATTGGCGATAACATGTGTAATGCTATACTCACACTTCCCGCACTGTATCCCAGTAATGTAACTGATTTTGGGTCACCTCCAAAGTGATGAATATGCTGTTGAATCCAGCGAAGTGCCAGCACTTGATCCTTGAGACCTGCATTTCCAGGTGCATCTGCACTGTCTGTGGCGAGGAATCCCAGTGTACCCAGTCGATAATTCAGTGATACTAGCACACAATCACGATCCATTAAATTGGCTGGCCCTGCAAGATATTTGCTCTGCCCAGAGAACACATAGAAGCCACCTGGATGCAGAAATACAATCACA includes the following:
- the LOC132786451 gene encoding juvenile hormone esterase-like, producing MFSLFVIACLWFHSGVLGVEVDLDLGRIHGVNLTSRLGVPFHAFRGIRYAEPPLGELRFKNPKPVKPWAPATFDASQDGPMCPQPWDNMTDVSEDCLRLNVYTKNLNKSARLPVIVFLHPGGFYVFSGQSKYLAGPANLMDRDCVLVSLNYRLGTLGFLATDSADAPGNAGLKDQVLALRWIQQHIHHFGGDPKSVTLLGYSAGSVSIALHMLSPMSRGLFHRGICMSASPYGRYAYNTSDIVVAQRQARLLKCPETPLKDLVSCLREKPMMDFVTSYNGMFEFGWNPVSNWQIVVEQDHGQERFLIEEPHKTAHSGNFYKVPLISGITEFEFMSGAFFDLRNDTIRGMLNSDWERYAPIVLLYERGTLHSKEISAALRNEYLGGEAIENPGSLLALGRLYSDAIIGVGYNRFMRLMAPHTPIYTYYFRYKGRYSFLKDPETNKTFGAMHHDELLYLFQVPLISPLFNITDPENTTIERLTRMWTGFASTSNPNNSTDKYLCDLNWPLYNTENPKYLEIDEEMTIKSGNINEQRYKFWDKLFPIPTGDNKPRI